The nucleotide sequence ATTCAAGCTCGGCGTACTGCTTAAATCAAGCCGGACCACAAAGGAGTAGGTATGGCAGAAGAATATAACAAGGCGTTACAGGATCTCATCGAGCACGGCAAGGAACACGGTTACCTGACGCTTGAGGAAATCAACAGGTCGCTTACCACGGCATCCATGAGCAGCGAGGAAATAGACGGCCTGATGACCACGTTCGAGGACCTCGGCATCGCCGTGGTTGACCGCAAGAAATACAAGGCCATGGCGCTGGCAGAAAAAGAAGCCTATACCGAAGAGTGGGTTTCCAGCCCCGACATATCCAATTCGATCCGGATGTATCTGTCGGAAATGGGGAAAGTGCCGCTGCTGTCGCGCGACGAGGAAATAACGCTCGCCCGCAACATCCGCGAACGCGAGAAGGAGCTGCGGCAGCTGGTGCTGGAGTCGCAGGTCACGATGCGCGAAATCTGCAGCTGGGAAGACCTGATTGAGCAGGATGAAATGACCCCCAAGGAACTCATGCCGCGCGGAAGGAAATCAGCGCAGGAACTGTCGGGCATGAGGCGGAAAATAAAGAAAGTCGCGCAGTTTATCGAAACGAACGAGCGGGAAATAACCCGTCTGTCCGACGAGATCCGCTCCGGCAGGCTGAAAGAAGCCGAAAAGCACAAAGCGATCCAGGCGGTTGAGAAAAAGAAGAAAGCAGTAGTCGCGCAGATTACATCGCTTAACCTTAATCAGGACAAGATCAAGCGGCTCACCAACAAGATCAAAAGCATCGCGATGAAACTTGACGAATGCAACCGCGAGAAGGAGGCATACGAAGCCAAATTCGGGAACCTCGCAAAAGCGGCGCAGGAATACAAGAAACATAAGGCGGGGAAGCTGACAAAAGAGCAGTTCCGGTCGGCGACGGGCGCGTCGGTCGCCAATTACGAACTGGCCCTGGAAAACTGCAGCCAGCTGGAAAAACGCATGGAGCGGCTGTGCAAGACCATTCCGGTCCCGCCGGCCGAATTCATGGCGCTCAACGACCGGATCGTGTTTCTGGAAGACATGATTTTGCAGGACAAGCTCAAACTTATCAAGGCAAACCTGCGGCTGGTGGTTTCAATCGCCAAGAAACACGTCAACTCCAACCTGGAACTGTCCGACCTGATTCAGGAAGGCGGGCTGGGTCTGATGAAAGCTGTGGAAAAATTCGAATACAAACGCGGCTTCAAGTTTTCAACATACGCGACGTGGTGGATCCGCCAGTCAATCAACCGCGCGATAGCCGACCAGGCCAACACCATCCGTATTCCCGTACACATGAAAGAGCTGGTTTCCAAGCTGACCAAGGTAACCAACCGCTACCGCCAGGAAAACGGGCGCGAGCCTACGATCGAGGAATATAAAAAACATCTGCATATCTCGATCGAGAAAGTGAAAAACGTGCTCAAGATCATGCAGGATCCGATCTCGCTGTCCACTCCGATCGGAGAGGACGAGGACTCGCACCTTGAAGATTTTATCGAGGACAAGAG is from Elusimicrobiaceae bacterium and encodes:
- a CDS encoding sigma-70 family RNA polymerase sigma factor, encoding MAEEYNKALQDLIEHGKEHGYLTLEEINRSLTTASMSSEEIDGLMTTFEDLGIAVVDRKKYKAMALAEKEAYTEEWVSSPDISNSIRMYLSEMGKVPLLSRDEEITLARNIREREKELRQLVLESQVTMREICSWEDLIEQDEMTPKELMPRGRKSAQELSGMRRKIKKVAQFIETNEREITRLSDEIRSGRLKEAEKHKAIQAVEKKKKAVVAQITSLNLNQDKIKRLTNKIKSIAMKLDECNREKEAYEAKFGNLAKAAQEYKKHKAGKLTKEQFRSATGASVANYELALENCSQLEKRMERLCKTIPVPPAEFMALNDRIVFLEDMILQDKLKLIKANLRLVVSIAKKHVNSNLELSDLIQEGGLGLMKAVEKFEYKRGFKFSTYATWWIRQSINRAIADQANTIRIPVHMKELVSKLTKVTNRYRQENGREPTIEEYKKHLHISIEKVKNVLKIMQDPISLSTPIGEDEDSHLEDFIEDKSGPGPSFSAVDFLRRQEVANVLDTLSEREAKIIKLRFGIDSGYPRTLEEVGRIFKVTRERVRQIEAKAIRKLRHPSRSKLLRDYMD